Genomic segment of Streptomyces zhihengii:
GCTCCGCCCAGCCGGTCAGCGCCAGCAGCGAGTCGTACAGCTCACGGGCCATCGGGGTCGCGGTGTACTCGACCTTCGGCGGCACCGTGGGGTAGACCGTGCGCGTCAGCAGGCCGTCCCGTTCCAGATTCCGCAGGGTGAGGGTGAGCATGCGCCGGCTGATGCCCTTCACCTGACGCTCCAGCTCGGTGAAGCGGGCCGGGCCCTGCGTGGTGACCAGCAGGATGCCGATACTCCATTTGCCGCTCACCCGTCCGAGTACTTCGAGAACCGAACACGCGGCCTGCGCGGCAGGAGTTTCGCACTGCCGCACCGGGCTGACCTCGGTGGTCACATCGGTGTTCCCCTGGGACATGAAAGTGCCTCCTTCCGCTGCGCCTCATGGTCCCAGAGCATGGTCTCTGTAACAAGACGTGCACCATGTCAGCCCCTGTGCAGCTACGTCTTCGCGCACGCCGGTGACCGCCGGCACCCCTCCCCTTCTCCTCAGGAAAGAAGAGAGCCGTGACCCCACAGACCGGCACGACCAGTTCGCGCGGGCTGGCGCTCGCAACGCTCTGCACCATGCAGCTGATGATCATCCTCGACGGGACGATCGTCACGGTCGCGCTGCCGACCATCCAGAACGACCTCGACTTCTCCCAGGGCGGCCTGTCCTGGGTCGTCAACTCGTACCTCATCGCCTTCGCGGGCCTGCTGCTGCTCTCGGGCCGTCTCGGCGACCTGATCGGCAGCAAGAAGGTGTTCCTCGCCGGTCTGGTGACGTTCACGCTCGCCTCGCTGCTCTGCGGCATCGCCACCAACCAGGAGATGCTGATCGGCGGCCGATTCCTCCAGGGCGTCGGCGCGGCACTCGCGTCCGCTGTGGTGCTCGGCATGATCGTGGGCCTCTACCCGGAGCCCGCCGAGCAGGCCAAGGCCATGGGCATCTACAGCTTCGTCTCCGCGGGCGGCGCCTCCATCGGCCTCATCGCCGGCGGTGTGATCACGGACGCGCTGGGCTGGCACTGGGTGTTCCTCATCAACCTGCCGATCGGCGCGATCGCCCTGGTCGCCGGGATCAAGCTGCTGGCCACGACCTCCGGGCTCGGGCTGCGCGCGGGTGCCGACGCCATCGGCGCCGTCCTGGTGACGGCCGGTCTGTCGCTCGGCGTCTTCACCATCTCGCAGGTCTCGGAGGACCACTACAGCGCCGCCGAGCTGGGCGTCTACGGCGCGGTCTCGGTCGTCCTGCTCATCGGCTTCCTGATCCGCCAGGCGAAGGCGGCGCGCCCGCTGCTGGCCCTGCGCATCTTCCGCAACCGCGAGATCAGCGGAGCCAACATCGCCGTCGTCCTCGTCTTCTCGGCGGGCTTCGGCTTCCAGTTCCTCAACGCCCTCTACCTCCAGCGGGTCCTGGGCTTCGACTCGATGCAGACCGGTCTCGCCTTCCTTCCGGCGCCGCTGGTCATCGGCACCATGTCGCTGTTCTTCACGGCGAGGCTGACCGCGCGCTTCGGCACCCGCCGGGTGCTGCTGACCGGTCTGCTGTTCCTCGGCGGCGGTCTGCTGCTGCTCAGCCGGGCGCCCGTCGACGGCAACTACTGGGTGGACGTGGCCCCGACGCTGGTCATCCAGGGCTTCGGCATGGGTCTGACGGTCCCGTCGGTCATCATGCGGGCCATGTCCGGTGCCGCCCCGGCCGACGCCGGACTCGCCTCCGGCCTGAACAACACCGCGCAGCAGGCCGGTGCCGCGGTCGGTCTCGCGGTGCTCGCCACCGTCGCGACCTCGCGCAGCAACACCCTGGTGTCCGAGGGCACCGCGCAGATCCAGGCGCTGCGGGACGGATACAGCCTGGCCTTCGTGTTCGCGGCCGGCTTCGTCTTCCTGGCCTGGCTCGTCACCTTCTTCGTCCTGCGGGACAAGGCCCCCGTGGCGGGGGCCGGCGCGGGTGAGAACGCGCCGGGCGGCGAGGACGACGCGGTGCGCGACACCACCGTCAAGGCCGTGGTCGTGCACTGACCGAGTGGACGGCGGCGGCAACCGAGCGGGGCGTGACCGGAGTTCACCGGTCACGCCCCCGTGCCGTTGGCAGACTCGCAACGAACCCGACATGACATGACACGACAGAGAACACAGACGAAAGGTGACCGACGTGGCGGACAGGATCCGTGTGGGAGTGGTGGGAGCGCACGCCGAGCGGGGCTGGGGGCGGGGCATCCATCTGCCGGCGCTGTCGGCTCTCGCTGACGACTACGAGATCACGGCCGTCGCCGGGACCAGCCGGGAGTCCGCCGAGGCCGCGGCCGGTACCTGGGGTGCCCGGCACGCCTTCGACGACGCCCGGGCGCTGATGGAGCACCCCGAGGTCGACCTGGTCACGATCGCGGTGCAACTCCCCCAGCGGGACGGCCTGGTGGAGGCGGCGGTCGCCGCGGGCAAGCACGTGTACAGCGAGTGGCCGCTGGCGCTGGACGCCCCGACCGCGGAACGCTTCCGCGACGCGGCCGAGAAGGCGGGCGTGCGGCACGCGGTGGGGCTCCAGAGCCGCCACCACCCGGCGGTGCGCCTGCTGCGCGACCTGGTGGCGGACGGGATCGTCGGGGAGGTCCTCTCCACCTCGCTGTCGTACTCGCTGTCCACCCCGACGGTCTGGTCGCAGCGGTACGCGGCGCTGTTCGACCACACCAAGGGCGTCAACCACCTGGCCGTCGTGGCCGGGCACTCGATGGACATGTACCGGTACGCCGTCGGCGACTTCACCGAGCTGTCGGCGACGCTGACGACCCGCATCCGGAGCGTCACCATGGAGGAGACGGGCGAGGAGCTGGAGGTGACCTCGCCCGACCAGATCGTGGTGGGGGGCCTGCTGGAGTCCGGCGCCGCGTCGTCGGTGCACTTCATGACCGGCGGCCCGCACGGCGACGGGTTCCGCATCGAGGTGCACGGCTCGGCGGGGCGGCTGGTGCTGCGCTCCACCGACGACTCCCTCGTCGGCCCGGAGTTCGTCCTCACCCACGCCATGGGCGGCCGGCCGCCCGTCGAGATCGCGGTCCCCGCGAGCTACCTGCCGCTGCTGCCGCAGGCGCCCGCGCCGGTGCGCAACGTGCACCAGGTGTACACCGACCTGGCGCGGGCGATCCGCACGGGCGAGCCGCACGAGCCGGACTTCGGGACGGCGGCGCGGATGCACCGGGTCATCGACGCCGTCAAGGAGTCCGCGGCGACGGGTGAACGCCGCCGGCTCACCCACCCCTCCGCCTGATCCCGCCCGCACCGGTGCCCCGGCCCCCGCCCCGCGGGGACCGGGGCACCGGTGCGGGTGCGGGGATCACGGGGCGCACGGCCCGTGCGCGGCCCGGGCCCCGGCCGACGCGCGGCGCGCACCGGCCGGACGTACGGGGGTCACCGGCCCGCGTACGGCGCGGGGGCACGCCTGCACGGGGCGCACGGCCCGCGTGCCGCC
This window contains:
- a CDS encoding winged helix-turn-helix transcriptional regulator, with the translated sequence MSQGNTDVTTEVSPVRQCETPAAQAACSVLEVLGRVSGKWSIGILLVTTQGPARFTELERQVKGISRRMLTLTLRNLERDGLLTRTVYPTVPPKVEYTATPMARELYDSLLALTGWAERHLHEIDRARADYDGAAAPEAVRTPALAG
- a CDS encoding MFS transporter; amino-acid sequence: MQLMIILDGTIVTVALPTIQNDLDFSQGGLSWVVNSYLIAFAGLLLLSGRLGDLIGSKKVFLAGLVTFTLASLLCGIATNQEMLIGGRFLQGVGAALASAVVLGMIVGLYPEPAEQAKAMGIYSFVSAGGASIGLIAGGVITDALGWHWVFLINLPIGAIALVAGIKLLATTSGLGLRAGADAIGAVLVTAGLSLGVFTISQVSEDHYSAAELGVYGAVSVVLLIGFLIRQAKAARPLLALRIFRNREISGANIAVVLVFSAGFGFQFLNALYLQRVLGFDSMQTGLAFLPAPLVIGTMSLFFTARLTARFGTRRVLLTGLLFLGGGLLLLSRAPVDGNYWVDVAPTLVIQGFGMGLTVPSVIMRAMSGAAPADAGLASGLNNTAQQAGAAVGLAVLATVATSRSNTLVSEGTAQIQALRDGYSLAFVFAAGFVFLAWLVTFFVLRDKAPVAGAGAGENAPGGEDDAVRDTTVKAVVVH
- a CDS encoding Gfo/Idh/MocA family protein; the encoded protein is MADRIRVGVVGAHAERGWGRGIHLPALSALADDYEITAVAGTSRESAEAAAGTWGARHAFDDARALMEHPEVDLVTIAVQLPQRDGLVEAAVAAGKHVYSEWPLALDAPTAERFRDAAEKAGVRHAVGLQSRHHPAVRLLRDLVADGIVGEVLSTSLSYSLSTPTVWSQRYAALFDHTKGVNHLAVVAGHSMDMYRYAVGDFTELSATLTTRIRSVTMEETGEELEVTSPDQIVVGGLLESGAASSVHFMTGGPHGDGFRIEVHGSAGRLVLRSTDDSLVGPEFVLTHAMGGRPPVEIAVPASYLPLLPQAPAPVRNVHQVYTDLARAIRTGEPHEPDFGTAARMHRVIDAVKESAATGERRRLTHPSA